One Syngnathoides biaculeatus isolate LvHL_M chromosome 4, ASM1980259v1, whole genome shotgun sequence DNA window includes the following coding sequences:
- the LOC133499418 gene encoding arrestin domain-containing protein 2-like, with amino-acid sequence MAPNMKQPMNLERTAEADFTSYPKEGMKIALLTEPRYAWKQTRVKVFGSGSVRMDLFTDKLAYKPGEGLQVRVKVNNQSARAVTPKYILYRTQSRIFPGGRTTGSFPILERNGKPVQVHRKETTTTVIPIPRGIPPTISIESPIEIQYNLKVCLNTSGSSVTYFTLPILVLPDSIHSAKRQQQLLEALTLEVAVHPNPKQQIPKAGKRSQKARSMDIPPHY; translated from the exons ATGG CTCCCAATATGAAGCAACCAATGAATTTAGAACGAACGGCCGAAGCTGACTTTACATCGTACCCGAAGGAAGGCATGAAAATTGCTCTACttacg gaaCCCCGGTATGCTTGGAAACAGACGCGTGTCAAAGTCTTTGGTTCCGGATCGGTGAGAATGGATCTTTTCACCGACAAGCTGGCCTACAAACCAG GTGAGGGACTCCAAGTCCGAGTTAAAGTCAACAACCAATCAGCTCGTGCAGTGACGCCCAAGTACATATTGTACCGAACGCAAAGTCGGATTTTCCCGGGCGGGAGGACTACCGGCTCGTTTCCGATCCTCGAGAGAAACGGCAAACCTGTTCAGGTCCACCGCAAGGAGACCACGACCACCGTGATCCCCATCCCAAGAGGGATACCGCCCACCATCTCGATTGAGTCACCCATTGAAATTCAGTACAACTTGAAG GTCTGTCTGAATACGAGCGGCTCAAGCGTCACATACTTCACGCTGCCGATACTCGTCCTACCCGACAGTATACATTCTGCCAAACGACAACAACAATTGTTAGAAGCTTTGACTTTGGAAGTTGCTGTACATCCAAATCCAAAGCAGCAAATCCCGAAGGCAGGAAAACGATCACAAAAAGCCCGATCCATGGACATCCCTCCTCATTACTAA
- the LOC133499525 gene encoding arrestin domain-containing protein 3-like, with translation MTIRNFSIEYDPINSQNIFTNGDTINGRIVVEVSKETSIQSLTFIGTGNAKVRWHEHYGKHHRFFWSDEKYYEIKQHILKAGTEFIAKGRHVFPFSFMVPNRKMPSSFKSRIGKIVHKLKAEFKQSMKLTKTAKAHFTFISKADMDIPGLMEPQHDCTDKKLAVFGSGTIAMDVYTKKMGYEPGEQLHVKVEIHNLGSRDLKPKFVLYEKQSFFAQGRRKLHKRDIVKDKFDAVDARSRETVEKTIAIPTNLPPSILNSAIIKLEYRLKIFLDVKYATDPEIKLPIVVLPTFEFPARKQHPGPAPYGFEDFGNANRQSWSEANRPFDFPPPYEAHDVYPIIRKSEKY, from the exons ATGACTATCAGAAATTTCTCAATCGAATATGACCCCATCAATAGCCAAAACATCTTCACGAACGGCGATACGATCAACGGAAGAATCGTTGTGGAGGTATCGAAGGAAACGTCAATCCAATCGCTCACTTTCATCGGAACAGGAAACGCGAAGGTTCGCTGGCATGAACATTACGGGAAGCATCATCGTTTCTTCTGGTCTGATGAGAAATATTATGAGATCAAACAACATATCTTGAAAGCCG GTACTGAATTTATCGCCAAAGGAAGGCATGTGTTCCCGTTTTCCTTCATGGTACCAAACAG AAAAATGCCATCATCGTTCAAGTCTAGGATCGGTAAAATTGTCCATAAACTCAAAGCAGAGTTTAAGCAATCCATGAAAttgacaaaaactgcaaaagcCCACTTCACGTTTATCTCCAAAGCAGATATGGATATACCTGGACTTATG GAACCTCAGCATGATTGCACCGATAAAAAACTTGCAGTCTTCGGTTCCGGAACGATTGCAATGGATGTGTACACCAAAAAAATGGGCTACGAACCGG GCGAGCAGCTCCACGTCAAAGTTGAAATCCACAACCTTGGGTCCCGGGACTTGAAGCCCAAATTTGTTTTGTACGAAAAGCAGAGCTTCTTCGCTCAAGGTCGCAGGAAACTTCACAAGCGGGACATCGTCAAGGACAAATTTGACGCCGTCGATGCCCGGAGCAGAGAGACGGTGGAGAAAACCATTGCAATCCCGACGAATCTGCCTCCTTCCATTTTGAACTCTGCCATCATCAAGCTGGAGTACAGGCTGAAG ATCTTTCTGGATGTCAAATATGCGACGGACCCGGAAATCAAACTTCCAATAGTTGTTCTACCGACCTTTGAGTTTCCGGCGAGAAAACAGCATCCCGGTCCGGCCCCTTACGGATTTGAGGACTTCGGGAACGCGAACCGACAGAGCTGGAGCGAAGCAAACCGACCTTTCGACTTCCCTCCGCCCTATGAAGCACATGATGTGTATCCCATCATAAGGAAATCTGAGAAATATTGA
- the LOC133500052 gene encoding arrestin domain-containing protein 3-like: protein MSLKHFSVDYDQVNERGTFSSGDVLSGRVTVVAGEDTKVQSLTVKAKGNVEVKWYGQDGASTVLHRDEKKYFCLERIILQDKKIGDGSEIIHQGRSVYPFTFVIPNIDMPSSYEGKWGRITYSLQAQLTQSIGKIHKTRIEFPFRTKSEFPFAAKSEMPIVVLQEQQCATKISFCGSGKVTLNVTSEKMGLTQGETMDVSVEVINGSNSAVTPKFFLCEKQIFVARAATTVHTSEILFGTGESVSAWTSRTIRNVLSIPPQLSPTFFNCSMIKLEYTLKVTLGGQLARDPDIKLPLVILPGSSQPCHQKAKCGSFHSKKVSN from the exons ATGTCTCTAAAGCATTTCTCTGTGGACTACGATCAGGTCAACGAACGGGGAACGTTCTCTTCCGGAGACGTCCTGTCCGGAAGAGTGACTGTGGTGGCCGGCGAGGACACCAAAGTGCAGAGTTTGACGGTCAAAGCTAAAGGCAACGTGGAGGTCAAATGGTACGGTCAAGATGGAGCAAGCACGGTGCTCCACCGAGATGAGAAGAAATACTTCTGCTTGGAACGCATCATTCTTCAGGATAAGAAGATAGGAGAcg GTTCAGAAATTATTCATCAAGGGAGAAGCGTATATCCTTTTACCTTTGTGATTCCAAATAT CGATATGCCTTCGTCATATGAGGGGAAATGGGGCAGAATCACCTACAGTTTACAAGCTCAGCTTACTCAGTCAATCGGGAAGATACACAAAACCAGGATCGAGTTCCCGTTTCGGACCAAGTCCGAGTTCCCCTTTGCCGCCAAATCAGAAATGCCAATCGTCGTACTTCAA GAGCAGCAATGCGCAACCAAAATTTCCTTTTGTGGGTCTGGAAAGGTTACGTTGAACGTGACTTCGGAGAAAATGGGACTGACGCAAG GTGAGACGATGGACGTTTCTGTTGAAGTCATCAACGGATCAAATAGTGCGGTAACGCCCAAATTCTTCCTTTGTGAGAAGCAAATCTTTGTCGCTCGGGCCGCGACGACCGTGCACACGAGTGAGATCCTCTTCGGCACAGGAGAGTCTGTCTCAGCTTGGACCAGTCGCACCATCCGTAATGTTTTAAGTATCCCCCCGCAGCTCTCCCCCACCTTCTTCAACTGTTCCATGATCAAGCTCGAGTATACTCTcaag GTCACGCTGGGAGGGCAACTCGCAAGAGATCCAGACATCAAACTTCCTCTGGTCATTCTACCAGGATCATCCCAACCATGTCATCAAAAAGCAAAGTGTGGAAGCTTCCACTCGAAGAAAGTCTCAAATTAG